The sequence GAACTTGAATCTCTATATTAATTTTTATACCACTATTTAACGTGGCTCGCTAATCTAAAATAGACAATTTATCGTCCTTCTGCTCTCTTGGAAGATGCGGATCATCTAAGTGTAAAGATGCAATTTCTTCATCGATAGATGATTGTAGTACCGCGTTAAGAAACCCAATTAATATATCTTCATTTCCTTCTACTCCAAATAAACGCGTGAACTACCCGCCACTTAACGTCCTAACGGACTGTTTGAAGTGGGGGCTTCTCGGTTAGTCGTTACTTTTGATAGCTAACGAATGCGTCCTAAGACAGCCGAGCTAATTCCCTTGTTCCAAAGGTTATTTTATTGCTATTTATGCTAACGCTAATAGGCGTATTGCTTCATTTTTGATATTGATAGCTGCGTTATAATCTCTATCGAGATTTACACCGCATATACAAGAATATACTCGTTCAGACAATGACATATTTTTTAGATTTCCACAACTGCTACATGTTTTTGTAGAAGGAAACCATTTGTCTATTTTCACAAGCTGTTTTCCTTGTTCATTTAGTTTATAAGCTAAGAAAGAAGTGAACATACCCCAACCATTATCAACAACACTTTTTCCAAAATGAAGTGATTGCGACATTCCTTTCATGTTTAGGTCTTCAATAGCTACAACATCAAAATGAGTAGCTAACTCTTTAGACTTATGATGAAGGAAGTTCTTACGTTGGTTCGCTACTTTTTCATGTAACTTAGCTATACGGATACGTTGTTTATCCCAACGAATAGAACCTTTTGTTCTTCTTGATAATACTCGTTGTGCCTTTGCTAATTGGTCTAATATTTTACGATAGAACTTAGGATAATTGGCTTTCTCACCCTCAGAACTAACGTATAATCCATCCATCGCAAAGTCTAATCCAACAACTGTTTCTACTTTTTTTTTTACAATTTCTTTTTCGTATTCAGTCAAAATGGATACATAGTATTTACCGATGGATGACATGGAGATTGTACATGACTTGATCATATGGTCTTGTGGTATTTCTCTATGTTGTTTGATACGTACCATTTTCAGTTTTGGTAATTTGATATGACCATTTAGCAACATAATATTTCCATTTACTACATTCGTTGTATAAGACTTTCTGTCTTTTTTGCTTTTGAATGTTGGGAAGTCATTTTGACCACTAAAGAAATTCTTATAGGCAGTTTGCAAGTTTAGTTGAGCATTTGCCAAAGCTAATGAATCAACTTCTTTCAACCACTCGAACTCTTTTTTGTATTTTGCAGGAGTAGGAAGCTTCTGTTTCTTTAGTTGTTCCTTATCACCTTTGTATTTTTCATATATTTCTTTACGTTCAGCCAACATTCTGTTATATACAAAGCGCACACAACCAAAAGTTTTACGCATAAGATATGCTTGTTCTCCCGTTGGATACAAACGAAATTTATAGGATTTATTATGCTTTGTCATATCATTTCACCTCACTTTCCACCTTGATTTTCAATATAATTCTTTACCACGTCTATTGGTGAACCACCAGTAGTTAGTAAGCAAAAACTTCTTGACCAAAACATCTCTTTCCAAAGTTTCTTTTTTACTTGTGGAAAATCTTTTTTTATGAGTCGAGAACTTGCGCTTTTATAAGCATTAATGAATTTTGTCATTTCTGTATTCGGATGTGCCTTGAACAAGATATGTACAAGGTCAACATCATGATTCCACTCTACCAGTGTTATGTTTTAATTATACATTACGAATTATTAGATGGTACGAAAAACTGGCTTGTAAGAAGCTTGCATTGCATCATCCAGCCCTTTCCCTTGCGTTGGGTTCCATGCAGCTATGATTACGTTATAGCCCTCTTGCTTTAACTCTGTCGCAAACGCAATTAAGGCCGCTCTTACTTTTTCATTCTCAACTAAGTCAGCGTCAAATGCTAAATACACATTTTCCACGCCCATATCTTTTAATACAGGCATAACGATTCTCCATGCATTTACACCTGGAATCGCAAGAACTGTTGTCCCTACGTTAGATATTTCTTCTTTATTTAGCCTTTGAGGAATTAAATCAGCAATCAAGTCCGCCTTCATCGGTCCCTCTGTAACCATCACAGATTTTGTTTGATGCAGCGTACCAGATTTCCGATGTTTCAAATGTGAGCTTGGCACCGCTACATGTACAGGAAGTGGATTTTCACTACCTCCTGCACCAGTCCCTTGATTTTTGTTTGCTGAAGAGATCCATAAGTATTTTTGACCTTTATGTATCTTTACAACAACTTTTTCCCCGTCGATTAATAACTCTTTATTTTTTCCTATCTGTAGTTTTCCTTCATAGATACAATCAGCATTTTTGGTTATTTTCACAACATTAGGCTGTTGGACTAGTTCGGCTTGTATACCTGTAGGTCCAGATTTCACATGAACAGAGTTCTTTACTTCATCTACACGAACTTGCCAACCAACAATTTGATTATGTTGGTTTCGGAACGGAATCATAATCCCTGGAAAACCTGCCATTAGGCGAAGAGAAAGTTGTCCTTTCTTCATTTCATAAAAACCGGGTATTCCCTGCCAACAATCTTTTTTGCCCATTTGTTTAAATAACTTCTCCCAAATACTTGTATACGTATTGTCATCCTCTAACTCAATTTGTTGCTTTAAGAAAGAACGATATTGACGTACCTGCACTTGTTCCTCAGTCATTTTTCTATCTTGAAGTAAATGTGTATGATGGTTCTCCTCTAATGGTATGAATTCAATTAAATTTCGATTAAATATATCTAATTCTTCATTACTACGCTTACTATGCCCCTTTACCACATCTACATCTGGTAATTGATACTGTTTCTTACCATTTAGATAATGGATATAACTTGGATTGCTTGAATTTTTACCGTATACCCATTTGCTTTCTACACGGGTACATGCTACCTTCTCCTGCGAAACATGCAACATACAGTTTCCAATCCCATTGCAAATCGGGCATGGAACACGATAAAATTCCCACCAACTACCTCTTGGATGTGCAGTTGTCAAACGAAACTGTCCTTTTTGTATGTTATAATTCATTTTTCCCCACTCCTTGTATACTGTTTATTATATATGGAACTGATACTTCCATTAAACTCTTTATACTTCTATTTAGATATTCCCTTTGCTCACCTAATGGATATACAAAAGAATGTGTATCACAAACTAAATAATCACTTCTATTTTCTTGATCTAGAAAAGCCGATTCTACATATGCTTCAAATGCTCTAGCAAACATCTCGTGATTTGTAGACCAATACTTTTTGGTTCTCTTCTTATCTAATTTAATTGCTGTATCAAAGTATACAGACCCTTTCGCTTGATAGGATATTTCATCAAATTTTTTCCCTGTTTTTTTATAATGAAAAGCAGCTAGCATTTGTGCAGTTCGCTCAAATTCCTTTTCAATTTTACGTTCCATACGCGTTTTTGCTGCTCCTGACAAAGTATCAAGTTTCCTGTACAAACTTGCATGATGTGATTCTAAAATATTTGAAACATTGCCTTTAAATACATCATAACTATCGATAACACCACCATAGAAATACCACTTTCTACTGTAGGCATTTTCCACGTTTATTACTCTGGCCACTTTTCCTTGTTTACAAGCATCTAGCACAGCTTGCATCCTTTCCTTGATAATAGCAGGCAAGATATTCCCGACACTCTTCCCACTTGATAGGAAAGCAAAGCTACCGTTTTGAAAATCATGACTACAATCATACAAGAAATGATCCAATGCATGGCTCCATTCATGACACAATGCTCCAACTCCATTATCACGAGTTATATTAATTACTTTGGTAGAAGGTTCATAATGTGCTAATGCATTGCCGCTTCCTCTCGCACCAATCGCAAGACCTAAGCGTCCTCCTAGCCCTATATATTCAGGTGGAATCCCCAATATACGAGCTAAATCATGTAACGCTTCAGATACATGCCCAATATGCTCTTTTGCATATTGCTCGGTGCAATAATGCCCAAATTGCATTCCCTTTAAACCAAACATAGCAACTACGTCTTCAGGTTTGGTAGCAAGTTCTACTCCTGATCCTTTTCTTTGCAGGGTATCTGGTAGTTTCCTACTCCAAGCAGCTGCGGATTTCTTACGAGTCGTAACCTTTTTCGTAAGTAAATCATTCCATGTTAGTTCATGTGATACACGATGATACGTAGAATTAATACTTTTAGAATTTGTACAAAGTGATATGAATTTCTTTCCTAATATTAATAACTCCATACCATCTGCATCAACAAACTCATCAAAATATTCTTCCACCATTCTTTTAAATGTGTATGTGACACTCTTATTTTTTCTAAATGCAGACCAACCGTTGCTCATTTCCATACCATAAGAAACAACAAGATCTACCCATTGTTCTGAGGTATGTACTGACTGTATATCATTCCATATTCTTCTACATGCTTGAACATACAATTTCCTTGCAGTCGGTGTATCTACAATTGGCTTCTTATTTATCCTACCTACCAGTAGTTGCTTTAACTTTGCAACATGTGGCGGGATATCATTTTCTTTTTCTTGTTCAAAAGAAAATGATATCAGTGTATTTCGATCTAATGCATTTAGCGCCTCTGTTGCAGATTCTTTTTCAATTTCTGCTAAAATTTCTAAGGAAAAAGATACTAAAAATGATTCTTTTAAGGCTCGTAACTCTTTCTTAGCTCCCACTAATTTCTCACCGACATCATAACTATATCGATTGTGAACTTGTTTATCTGTTCTCACATCTTGTACCATTACGTTTTTCTCCTACCTCTAAATCAAACATTTTAAATAAATTCATACTCTAATCCTCCTCAATAAAATAAAAAGACAGAAATTCATAGTAATTTTTCACTACGGATTTCTGTCATTCCCTCTGTCTGCATACTTCCATATGGTTTTGTAAATCATTCACTACGATACACTCACACCTGTTAAAGAGAATAAATCCTCTTTTGTCGGATTAAGTGCTTGTAACCAACTATCTACCTTTAGAAAGTTTACTTTTTTTAATTGTTCGCCTTTCTCCGCACGCTTAACCACTTCTAGACATCCATGATGATGTACAAGCATTGTAAGATCATCTTTCTTAAAAATACAATCTACATCTGAAGACTTTACATGATGGCTATGCAGAATCGGTTTCCATTGCTTGAGCAAATATCCCTCTACCTCTAAAAATCCACGGATGGCTGTAAAACGAAAACTCGTCCCACTAAAGCACTTTTCCAATAAAAAAAGGAAATCTCGTATACATCCATTAAAATAGACATGATACAAATAGATTTCCCCTGCTTGATTTGCCTCTTGTTGCGACAAATTTGATGGTTTAATAGAAAACTGATAACAATCTCGTTCCCAAAACGCTCCTTCTTTTGTAACTCTCATTCGTAATGCACGCAAACTCGGTATAAAGTCATTTGGATGTGCAGAACAAAATATGGATACTTCATAACTCATTTTCACAATAGAATCCCCCTAAATAATAATTTTTGCCCGATATGATAATGGCTCATATAAATTCAACAGATTTGAAAACAACACAAAAAGGGCTTCTTCAAGTCGATTAATAATGTGCATAGCAAAATAAGCTATATATACACTAATCGGCTCAAAGAAGCCCTTTCACAATTGAAACAAGACGCAACTTGCTTCTACAACTCAACCACAACACAAAAAAGGTGTGGGAATAAACGGAATCAATTAAACAATAAATATAGTTATATCTTAATTAATTTATTAAGTATTATCAAGTACCATTATATATTTATATTATTTAGGCGTATAATACAAATATATAAAGGAGGTAGAATATTTTGCCAATGGAGTATGATTCAAATAATCCTAGATTAATTCCTTCAGTTGTATCTTTTATCGATGTATTAGGATTTTCGCAATTGGGCATGAGCGCGATTAACACTGGTGCAGGAGATGTATTTTTAAATCAGATACATACATCATTAAACAAAGCTCGACATGCTATCACCAATCAATTGTCGCTAGCAAAAGTTAAAGTTTTTACTGACAACGTAGTAATTGGATGGCCTATTTATGGAGATGGAGAGGGAGAATTAGGAACCACTTTCCTTAACCTAGCACAATATCAATTTTCGTTAGCGCTTGATGGCTTCTTTATTCGAGGCGGAGTAAGTGTTGGTCCTCATTTTATGGATGAAGAAACCGTTTTCGGTCCTGAATTAATTACAGCATATAATCTGGAATCTCAGGTTGCTGTTTATCCTAGAATCATTTTAAGTAACACAGGTAAACAAAAGGTACTAGATTGTATTAATTACTACTCTCCACAATCTTCATCCCCTTTTAATTTGGAATTACTTGAGGATATGGATGGAGAGTGGTTTTTAAATTACTTACATGTTCTACATAAAATGTACGAAGACAGTGTAGTTGAAGGGGATTATACTCCATTTTTCCCCCATTTAGAAACACATCGCAATAAAATTGTAGGTGCATTACATACCCATGCAAATAACCATAAGTTATTAAAAAAGTATTCTTGGTTAGCCAATTATCATAATTACTTTTGTGATGAATTTGTAGATGGTACACCACTGCATCTTAAAATTGAAGCACCAATTCAAATGTCACCACCAAGAAGAATAATTTCATAAATAATAAAAGCATTCTTACTAAGTAAGAATGCTTTTACATATCCACTATACTATTTTTCAACAATCTTATATCAAAATTAAAAAACTTTATTATCATCTTTTATTACGTTCTGTCTTTTTATTTACCTTAAAACAATCCATTCATAGCTTGCCCACTCTTTTGGTTTCTTATCGTACTTGATACGACCAGTCGTACAGAATGAAGCGATCATCCATTGTATAAGGTTCATCTTGGCATATGGATCAATACAATCCTCTATTTTTTTCAATTGATAGCCTGTACTATTTTTCTGCCAAATTGTATATAAACGAAAATGTGTTGTCGTAACAAGCCTAGCTTTTGTTGTAACTTGCCATTTTGCAATTTTTGTTAAATCTTCTTTTACTTTTCTTTCATAATCTTGTTTTACTACTTTATAACTCTTCTCTTTATTGATTAATCCATTAGAGAATTCAAAAGGCATTTGATGAACCTCATAAACTATTCCTTCTTCCTCCCCTAAAATATTCGATTCCACTAGAAATATATTTTTTAGTTTTAACTGTTCCGTTAATTCTTTTCCGCCTCGATAAAATGGCTTTTTCACTTTCTGCAACAAGATTACCTGAACAATTAATCCAATTAGTAATGGATAAGCTAGTACAAACACCATGTTAATAAACATGTTTACAAGAAGTACTCCAACTAGTGCAAATATCGTAAAGTAAATATACGTTTCTCTTTGATGAATGATTCTACTGTTCAAGCCAAGATACCTCCGTTTTGATATATAGTGAAAGCAACATAAACAAGTGCTCCTAATAAAATAGAACAAGCCCCTGGAAAGCTCTGAATGAGCTGTATTTCTTTCTTTGGTAGTCTCGCACCAAATATAGAGGCAGCATGCTCTAATTGGTCTTTAATAGCTCCTATAAACCCTAAAATCTTAATTAATCGATACACACTGGCAATCCAAAAGAATAGTAAATGGAAAGCTGTTAATGTAATAGCGGTAAGCATAGCCGATTCTTCTACTACATTACTAACATATAAAGCTACCACCATAAGCATTTTCGTATCACCGGGTGAAGAAAATTTAAACGTCTCTAACAATAAACCACATACTAAGGCCATGACTAGTACAATCGTAATCTCTTTCCCTGTTCTTACCCCATCAAAATACGTGATTCCTATACCCACAATTAAGAATAGTAGATGCCACATATTTTTCGTTTTTCTATACTTCAAATCAGTAAATACATTCAGGATCATATACCCTATCAGTATTCCCATTACATATATGCCCATATTTTTCTCTCCTTATTTCATTTATCTCTAGATGATTTATTAAGGTCCACTCACTAACGACCACGTAACCGTAGAAGCGTATGTTGCTTGCTTATTCTTCCCTACATAGGTTGTCCCAGGATCTAGCTGAAGCTGGAATGCATTTTGACCAAAATCTATTTGATATTCTCCAATCGCTACATCTTTTGGAGCCTGGATAACGGTTTGTGCTGCCCCATTATCAATAGGAGCATTTGGAACCTGTACAGTAGGTTTTCCTGTCTCTGGCCCTTTTACTTTTGTTACACTCACTTGATTTTTCAAGTATAGAGAACCCTTTGGCAATTGTTTTGATATGTTCGACTCTGTAAATGGTGATATAGTAACATTCAATCTCCATCCATCCGCTTGATTCCGACTATCATGTATCATGATTTTCCCTAGCGTACCATATGAATTTTGTTTTTCTCCATTTAATTGAATCGGACTGAATTCCACGCTTTTTGGTACAGTGAGCATGTCTACATGCCCTTTTTGTGTGGTAGAAACATGCTTTGTTGCACTTTTATTTCCAGCTTTATCTACTGTTCGGATATGTACATATTGCGGCTTAGAATAATCCGTCGGAAACTGAATGCTAGTCTGATTTGTAAACTGAATACCACTTACATTATCAAGTGATATATCCGGTTTATCATTTACTACATATTCATATCCCTTTACTCCGCTTGTTACAGTTGCAGGCACCTCCTTAGAAAAGTCTGAAGCACCATTCCTACCAACTCCACGAATTTTATAATGATAGATACTCCCTTCATCTTTCGCGGAATCAAATGTTACTTTTGTTTCCTTTAGCTCTCTATTTTCTATTTGAAAACCTTCAGGTGCAGTTGGTACAGCTTGATCCCTTGCTTCTTTATCTACATAGTCAGAAAGTCTACCTTTATATATTTGCTGATTCCCTCGGTATACTTCTGCTTCTGATGCATATCCCACTTTTAGTTCATCTACATATGTTATCCCTTCAGAGTAAGCAAGCATATAAAACGTTACGCCTCGTTGCTCGGTAATATAAAAAGGGTTATTTGCAACTTGGGTATTCATACTAAATGTAGACCATCCATTTATGTCTTTATTAGAATCATCCTTTGTGACCGTACGATTATTTGGTAATTGGATAGGTGCTGCCCATTTTCTTGTTTTTAAGCGGTCACCTTGTTTCATTGAAGTCATAATAGGACTATTTAATACTAACTTCCCCTGTCCAGAACCATCCTGATAAGGAATTACTTTATCTACCATCGGAGAATCTTGATACACATCTTTATTTATGTCTGAAGTTATATGTTTTCTATCCCTTGGTATGTTGTTGCCTGGTTCTCTTTCTGGAAACAAGGAGATATTACTAATTTCTAATTCTTTCGAACCGCTCGGCACATCTTTTAAAACAGTAGCGTTGTAGTAATCAAACTCTCTCCCTGTTTCCCAACTTCCGTCACCATAAAAGCTAATCTTTCCTACTCCTTGTGACTTGGCTTTAAAGGTAGCGGAAATATAAGCATTATTTGGGACGTTTAACCTTTTAAAAACAGCGATAGAATCTGTTCTAACAGTATAGGGATATAAGACTCGATTCCCTCCTAATTTTGTATCAAATACTTTGTATCCACTGGTATCTGCACCATTTGGATAATAGACTTCTGATTGTAAACTTTGATTCCCATTCCCATAAAATTCTCCCCAACCATTCATTAAATTGACATCTTTAGGGTTATTAAAATCAATTTTCCATAGTACATCTTGATCTAAGATATCAATTGCCCATTCCAATTTGACCTCATTCTCTTTTCCACTTGCAGTGAGTGTTGGAATACCATTCTGCTGGCTTACTGCTTGATCAGCTAATATAGTGTTATCTTTTATACCTACAAATAAGCATGCGGCGGTTAAAAGCATGACCGAAGTGAATATCTTCCCCCGTTTCACCCTATCCTCTCCTTTCACTTCTTTAGTATTTATGAGGATTTTGGTTCTTCTCTCTGTTTGGAATGCTTCTTTCTCCACCATACAAATACAAATATTGAAATGATTACGATTACAACACCAGCCACTATCATATATGTTTGATTAGAATACGTCGGTAACACCTTTACTGCACCTGTTTGTTCCGCGTACTCTGTCACATTAGAAGCAGTTATCTGGAATTCTTCTGTATATGTTTTTGGTACACCATTCTCTTTTATTGTGACTTTTAGCATATACTTTCCATCTTTGTACTCTTTCGCTTTCCATGGAATAGCCAATCCTACCTTAGATTTCGGGGCAACATTAAATGCTGGTATATTCCCACGAAATAGGACATTATCCTTAGATAAAACTTCATAAGAAACAGTCACATCCCTCACGATATTTGCATTTGTATTTTGAATAAGTGCATGCACTTGTGGTTGTGTTGGATACGATTCAACGGCTGTGCCATTTAACTTTAGAGACAGGTTATTAACTGAATTTTCAGTCTTGTCTACATTCAATTGTATCGCTACCGCATATTCGATACGGTTATGTACAGAGAAGTTCAGTCCATCTTTTTCAAGATCCTGTGATTTTGTATCTTGGACTAATTCAAACAATAATCCACCCAAAAATACTCCATCTTGATTAGGTGTCGTTAGTTGTACCTCCATGGTCTTCGTTTGATTACCTTCTAAAGTAACAGTGGAAGGAGCTTGCACATACTGATCCATATAAAAACCTGTATCCATTAACTTACTTTGTGAAACTTCACGGTTTGGCACATACATAATACCTCCGTTTGTAGAGGTGAGAGCATTGGCCACTTTTACATTCACTTTGATTGGAGTATTAGCTTTATTGTGTACATCCATTTTCACTGTTTGGTTCTGTTTCTTTTTCACCTGTAAAGTAAAATAGTTTTTGATATCGCCTATCTGATTATCTGGAACATGAATGTTTACATCAAATGGTAGACTATCTTGTTTTTCTTCTGCATAAACAAGCTGAAATGGTTTTAGGCTTAGACTTAAAATGAATATAATAGCCACCAATATACTAATAAAAATTTTATATGCATAGTCTTTCATTTTGCCCCTTCTTTCTATGTACAGAAGAGAACCATATCTATAATATGAATCTCTTCTGCATAATCATTACTAATTAAGGTCCTGTTACAATGGAATAGGTAAGTTTCGACTCATACGAGGTAGCACCAGCCTTATTCTCTACATATGTACTATGAGGGTTTAATGTTAAAGCCATTGACTTATCATTAAATGCTACATTATATTTCCCCATACCTTCATCTTTTTTCGCACTTAAAATCGTAACTTGATTATCTGTATCTATTATAAAGTTAGCTGTTTTAAACTCTGGATTAGGTGAACTTGTCCCGCCTATTTTCGTAATAGCAGCACCGCCACTATTTAGGACTAGAGATCCTTTTGGAAGTGTTCGATTTGATTTTGCATCTCCACTTACTTTAAATTGATCTGCTTTTACATTGATTCTCCAACCATTCCCTGAACCAGTTGCATCTGTCACTGTTAGCACACCAGGATTTGCATTTGTCACTTGTGTTTCTCCACTTAGTGTTACAGCGGTGAAATTACTGACTGGAGTAACAGCAACATTATGTTCTCCACCCGTAATACTTTGTGTTAATTTCGTCTCAGTTGTTGTTGCTGCACTTGCAGGTGTACCCATCAAAGACATGCCAAGAGCTACTGTTGCTAAAGTAGGAATCATTACTTTACTAAATTTCATCATAATACCTCCTAATTTTTATTTTATAGAAGGAGCCACATGATACGTGACTCCCCTTATATACAATCTTAAAGCTTATTTTTTATTCCAAGAATCTACATCTGCATTGCTTGATGCTTTTGTGAATCGAGCTAGAATTGTGTCATATCCACCTTGGATTGCTTTCCATACAAACGGTCCAATGACTAGTACAATAATTACCGCTAACGCGATTAACATACCGTTTTCTGATGATAGCTGTGAATCCTCATTTTTTAACCAACTTTTCATTTTCGTTAACATTTCATTTTGCTCCTTTATATATCAATTTTAGGAATCTACTAAGATAAGAATTTACCTAATTAAAATTTTATTTCTTGTTCCAAGAATCTACATCTGCATTGCTTGATGCTTTTGTGAATCGTGCCAGAATCGTATCATAACCACCTTGGATTGCTTTCCATACAAATGGTCCAATGACTAGTACAATAATTACTGCTAACGCGATTAACATACCGTTTTCTGATGACAACTGTGAATCTTCGTTTTTTAACCAGTTTTTCATTTTTACTAACATTTTATTTTTGCCCCTTTATTTATCGATTTTAGGAAAATACTAGGATAAGATTTTACCTAATTAAAATTTTATTACTTGTTCCAAGAATCCACATTTGCATTGCTTGATGCTTTTGTGAATCGAGATAGAATTGTTTCATAACCACCTTGGATTGCTTTCCATACAAACGGTCCAATGACTAGTACAATAATTACCGCTAAAGCGATTAGCATACCGTTTTCTGATGATAATTGTGAGTCTTCATTTTTTAACCAATTCTTCATTTTTGTTAACATGTGTTTTGCTCCTTTACCTATTCCATTTGGGATAATATCTTTTTATAAACTTGCAAATCCTTGTGATAAGGATTGAATAACAATGACCATCGGATAAATAACAATACAGCCAATGACTGCAACGTTAAATTTATTCATTTCCATTGGTTTATCTTGAATCAGACGGTTGTAGTTCTCATGTTTTAATTCACGCATCATTTTGATTTTCGAATCCATAATACGTAGACTTTGTACCTTGTCCGTTTTTTGCGCTTGTTGTAACGCAATCGTAAAAGTGTTTACTTCTGGACTATTTAAAGCTGCTGCGAAGTTCCTAAACGGTTGATCCGAGCCCGCATACATTTCTAATTCTGCTGTAAGAGTCGATACATACGGACTAAGATGTCTCCCTGCATATATCTGTGCCTTTTTTACTGCTTCTAATGTTGTATGTGTCTTTAACAACTGCAGCAACGGAATTAAATACTCCGGTAATTCAAACTTCCTTGCTTCTATCGCCTGCTTCATTTTTCTCTTTAATAAGTAGTCTGGATAGAAGTAAAGGAATGGCGAAATTAAAACACCTACTTTAAATAAGTAGTAATCATGAAATACACTACAAATTAGGAAAACAGAGGTGAAAATGATGGGATACGCAACCTTCATTTTTAAATATTCTTCTGGGTTTGTATCCAAACCAGCTTCTTCTAGTTTTTTCTGGATCTGCTCTTTCTTTTCTTCTGTCAAATACTTATGTGATAACGATTGGAAAGGAGCAAGCATCATTTGATTCAAATTCTTCTTTTCAATCCGCTTCGCATTTTCTACATAATGGGTAAGTACACTCCCACTGTCTTTTTTGCTTTGTAGAAAGGTGGAGAATACCCAGTACATGACGACAAATATGACTAAACC comes from Bacillus cereus group sp. RP43 and encodes:
- a CDS encoding RNA-guided endonuclease TnpB family protein produces the protein MTKHNKSYKFRLYPTGEQAYLMRKTFGCVRFVYNRMLAERKEIYEKYKGDKEQLKKQKLPTPAKYKKEFEWLKEVDSLALANAQLNLQTAYKNFFSGQNDFPTFKSKKDRKSYTTNVVNGNIMLLNGHIKLPKLKMVRIKQHREIPQDHMIKSCTISMSSIGKYYVSILTEYEKEIVKKKVETVVGLDFAMDGLYVSSEGEKANYPKFYRKILDQLAKAQRVLSRRTKGSIRWDKQRIRIAKLHEKVANQRKNFLHHKSKELATHFDVVAIEDLNMKGMSQSLHFGKSVVDNGWGMFTSFLAYKLNEQGKQLVKIDKWFPSTKTCSSCGNLKNMSLSERVYSCICGVNLDRDYNAAINIKNEAIRLLALA
- a CDS encoding DUF3854 domain-containing protein, coding for MNYNIQKGQFRLTTAHPRGSWWEFYRVPCPICNGIGNCMLHVSQEKVACTRVESKWVYGKNSSNPSYIHYLNGKKQYQLPDVDVVKGHSKRSNEELDIFNRNLIEFIPLEENHHTHLLQDRKMTEEQVQVRQYRSFLKQQIELEDDNTYTSIWEKLFKQMGKKDCWQGIPGFYEMKKGQLSLRLMAGFPGIMIPFRNQHNQIVGWQVRVDEVKNSVHVKSGPTGIQAELVQQPNVVKITKNADCIYEGKLQIGKNKELLIDGEKVVVKIHKGQKYLWISSANKNQGTGAGGSENPLPVHVAVPSSHLKHRKSGTLHQTKSVMVTEGPMKADLIADLIPQRLNKEEISNVGTTVLAIPGVNAWRIVMPVLKDMGVENVYLAFDADLVENEKVRAALIAFATELKQEGYNVIIAAWNPTQGKGLDDAMQASYKPVFRTI
- a CDS encoding WxL domain-containing protein; translation: MKRGKIFTSVMLLTAACLFVGIKDNTILADQAVSQQNGIPTLTASGKENEVKLEWAIDILDQDVLWKIDFNNPKDVNLMNGWGEFYGNGNQSLQSEVYYPNGADTSGYKVFDTKLGGNRVLYPYTVRTDSIAVFKRLNVPNNAYISATFKAKSQGVGKISFYGDGSWETGREFDYYNATVLKDVPSGSKELEISNISLFPEREPGNNIPRDRKHITSDINKDVYQDSPMVDKVIPYQDGSGQGKLVLNSPIMTSMKQGDRLKTRKWAAPIQLPNNRTVTKDDSNKDINGWSTFSMNTQVANNPFYITEQRGVTFYMLAYSEGITYVDELKVGYASEAEVYRGNQQIYKGRLSDYVDKEARDQAVPTAPEGFQIENRELKETKVTFDSAKDEGSIYHYKIRGVGRNGASDFSKEVPATVTSGVKGYEYVVNDKPDISLDNVSGIQFTNQTSIQFPTDYSKPQYVHIRTVDKAGNKSATKHVSTTQKGHVDMLTVPKSVEFSPIQLNGEKQNSYGTLGKIMIHDSRNQADGWRLNVTISPFTESNISKQLPKGSLYLKNQVSVTKVKGPETGKPTVQVPNAPIDNGAAQTVIQAPKDVAIGEYQIDFGQNAFQLQLDPGTTYVGKNKQATYASTVTWSLVSGP
- a CDS encoding DUF916 domain-containing protein, with the translated sequence MKDYAYKIFISILVAIIFILSLSLKPFQLVYAEEKQDSLPFDVNIHVPDNQIGDIKNYFTLQVKKKQNQTVKMDVHNKANTPIKVNVKVANALTSTNGGIMYVPNREVSQSKLMDTGFYMDQYVQAPSTVTLEGNQTKTMEVQLTTPNQDGVFLGGLLFELVQDTKSQDLEKDGLNFSVHNRIEYAVAIQLNVDKTENSVNNLSLKLNGTAVESYPTQPQVHALIQNTNANIVRDVTVSYEVLSKDNVLFRGNIPAFNVAPKSKVGLAIPWKAKEYKDGKYMLKVTIKENGVPKTYTEEFQITASNVTEYAEQTGAVKVLPTYSNQTYMIVAGVVIVIISIFVFVWWRKKHSKQREEPKSS
- a CDS encoding WxL domain-containing protein, coding for MKFSKVMIPTLATVALGMSLMGTPASAATTTETKLTQSITGGEHNVAVTPVSNFTAVTLSGETQVTNANPGVLTVTDATGSGNGWRINVKADQFKVSGDAKSNRTLPKGSLVLNSGGAAITKIGGTSSPNPEFKTANFIIDTDNQVTILSAKKDEGMGKYNVAFNDKSMALTLNPHSTYVENKAGATSYESKLTYSIVTGP